From one Acidibrevibacterium fodinaquatile genomic stretch:
- a CDS encoding Crp/Fnr family transcriptional regulator — MAKIVFMKDRQPAAQPAERPMVRGVSLRGGASGGPVPLLDAAEREALAAIGTVVRFPRGAILHDEGEKISAIFNITEGVVKTYRMTEDGRRHVLAFLFPGDLVGLYAEHRYLNTAEAVNTVTAYRLPIAALEKLLERDPALNLAFLSKACHDLRQTQRHEIMLARREARQRLLMFLDMLAPQASAIAGNPQGAILSLPMRRVEIADYLGLSAEAVSRGLHALVREGKLRLHGLHQIEVLDRGDLAALTG, encoded by the coding sequence ATGGCAAAAATCGTATTCATGAAGGATCGTCAGCCAGCGGCGCAGCCGGCCGAGCGCCCGATGGTGCGCGGGGTTAGCCTGCGCGGCGGGGCGAGCGGCGGCCCGGTCCCGCTCCTCGATGCCGCTGAGCGCGAGGCGCTGGCCGCCATCGGCACGGTCGTCCGTTTTCCGCGTGGTGCCATCCTCCACGACGAGGGCGAAAAAATCTCGGCGATTTTCAACATCACGGAAGGGGTCGTAAAAACCTACCGGATGACCGAGGATGGCCGGCGCCATGTCCTCGCTTTCCTGTTTCCTGGCGATCTCGTCGGTCTTTATGCGGAGCATCGCTATCTCAACACCGCCGAAGCGGTGAACACGGTCACCGCCTATCGTCTGCCGATCGCGGCGTTGGAGAAGCTTCTCGAGCGCGACCCGGCGCTCAATTTGGCGTTTCTGAGCAAGGCTTGCCATGATCTCCGCCAGACCCAGCGCCACGAAATCATGCTCGCGCGTCGCGAAGCGCGCCAGCGTTTGCTGATGTTTCTCGACATGCTGGCGCCGCAAGCGAGCGCCATCGCCGGCAACCCGCAGGGGGCGATCCTCTCGCTGCCGATGCGGCGGGTGGAGATCGCCGATTATCTCGGGCTGTCCGCCGAAGCCGTCAGCCGCGGCTTGCACGCGCTGGTGCGCGAGGGGAAACTCCGTCTGCATGGGCTGCACCAGATCGAAGTGCTCGATCGCGGCGACCTTGCGGCGCTGACCGGCTGA
- a CDS encoding amino acid ABC transporter permease — protein MARRLISPLVTLVLALVLADIAWHFFSWAVLHAIWRLPTNAAQAPDTDLCRAAIGHGACWAVIGEKYRFILFGFYPYGEQWRPALAIVCFVALFGVSLMPRFWRPSLILLWIALLSVVGVLMWGGVFGLAFVAADQWGGLPITLILATFGLAAAFPLAVLVALARRAEGLPVIRLLAVAYVELVRGVPLISLLFMASVMLPLFLPTGWDIDKLLRAQLAFVLFAGAYLAEVVRAGLAALPRGQYEAAAALGLSYWQQTRLVVLPQALRQVIPMLVNTFIGFFKDTSLVLIIGIFDLMTTGRTATLEPAWQGFGNEVYLLLAAIYFGFCFTMARISRTLERRLATPHHEIEEPA, from the coding sequence ATGGCGCGCCGTCTCATCTCGCCGCTCGTGACCCTCGTGCTGGCGCTCGTTCTTGCTGACATAGCCTGGCATTTTTTCTCCTGGGCGGTGCTGCATGCAATCTGGCGCCTGCCCACAAACGCCGCTCAGGCGCCCGATACCGATCTCTGCCGCGCCGCGATCGGCCATGGCGCCTGCTGGGCGGTGATCGGCGAGAAATACCGTTTCATCTTGTTCGGGTTTTACCCGTACGGCGAGCAATGGCGGCCGGCGCTCGCCATCGTCTGTTTCGTCGCGTTGTTCGGGGTTTCCCTGATGCCACGATTCTGGCGGCCGTCGCTGATTTTGCTGTGGATCGCGCTGCTGTCCGTGGTCGGCGTTCTGATGTGGGGTGGGGTGTTCGGCCTTGCCTTCGTCGCCGCCGATCAATGGGGCGGGCTGCCGATCACGCTCATTCTTGCAACGTTTGGCCTTGCCGCTGCATTTCCGCTCGCCGTTCTGGTCGCGCTGGCGCGGCGTGCCGAGGGGCTGCCGGTGATCCGCCTGCTCGCGGTGGCTTATGTCGAGCTGGTCCGCGGCGTCCCCTTGATCAGCCTCCTTTTCATGGCGAGCGTGATGCTGCCATTGTTTTTGCCAACCGGATGGGACATCGACAAGCTGCTACGCGCTCAGCTCGCCTTCGTGCTCTTCGCCGGCGCCTATCTCGCCGAGGTCGTGCGCGCCGGCCTGGCCGCCCTGCCGCGCGGTCAATACGAAGCCGCCGCGGCGCTCGGCCTCTCTTATTGGCAGCAGACGCGCCTGGTCGTGCTGCCGCAGGCGCTGCGCCAGGTTATTCCGATGCTGGTCAACACCTTTATCGGATTCTTCAAGGATACGTCTCTGGTTTTGATTATCGGCATTTTCGATCTGATGACCACCGGCCGCACCGCGACCCTCGAGCCCGCCTGGCAGGGGTTTGGCAATGAGGTCTATCTGCTGCTCGCCGCGATCTATTTCGGATTTTGCTTCACCATGGCGCGTATCAGCCGCACGCTCGAGCGCCGCCTCGCAACACCGCATCACGAGATCGAGGAGCCGGCATGA
- a CDS encoding amino acid ABC transporter ATP-binding protein → MSPSATAAAPAILMEAVEKWYGRTHVLRGISLAVAAGERIVICGPSGSGKSTLIRCINRLERHEKGRILVEGREISDEPRTLALIRREVGMVFQSFNLFPHLTVLENCTLAPIRVRGLARAEAEARAMEYLTRVRIPEQARKYPPQLSGGQQQRVAIARALCMQPKIMLFDEPTSALDPEMVREVLDVMIELAESGMTMLCVTHEMGFARRVADRILFMDQGEIVESGAPAEIFDRPRSERLRIFLDQILHQT, encoded by the coding sequence ATGAGCCCTTCTGCCACCGCCGCCGCGCCCGCCATCCTCATGGAGGCGGTAGAAAAATGGTATGGCCGCACGCATGTGCTGCGCGGCATTTCACTCGCCGTCGCCGCCGGCGAGCGGATCGTCATTTGCGGCCCTTCGGGCTCGGGCAAATCGACCCTGATCCGCTGCATCAATCGTCTCGAACGCCATGAGAAAGGCCGCATCCTCGTCGAAGGGCGGGAAATCTCCGATGAGCCCCGCACCCTCGCCCTGATCCGGCGCGAGGTCGGCATGGTATTCCAGTCTTTCAATCTCTTTCCTCACCTCACTGTGCTCGAGAATTGCACCCTGGCCCCGATCCGCGTACGTGGCCTCGCGCGCGCCGAGGCCGAAGCCCGCGCCATGGAATATCTGACGCGCGTGCGCATTCCCGAGCAGGCGCGTAAATATCCGCCCCAGCTCTCCGGCGGCCAGCAGCAACGCGTCGCCATCGCCCGCGCGCTCTGCATGCAGCCGAAAATCATGCTGTTCGATGAGCCGACTTCAGCCCTCGATCCCGAAATGGTTCGCGAAGTGCTCGACGTCATGATCGAACTCGCCGAAAGCGGCATGACCATGCTGTGCGTCACCCATGAAATGGGGTTTGCCCGCCGCGTCGCCGACCGCATCCTGTTCATGGACCAGGGCGAGATCGTCGAGAGCGGCGCACCCGCGGAGATTTTCGATCGTCCGCGATCGGAGCGGCTGCGGATTTTTCTCGATCAGATTCTGCATCAGACCTGA
- a CDS encoding amino acid ABC transporter permease — protein MPSLRWQALGWQALALAAVALVIAAFTKNASQHLAARHIATGFGFLREAAPIPIGESLLSYTPSVSSYGRAIVIGILNTLKVSIPGCLLATLLGTLIGIARLSPIPLLARLAALYVETLRDLPLLLQLLFWYGVFQTLPAPRQSLKPLPGIFLSNRGLRLPALVWQSGFGGILLAAFAGLVLAVILARRTALSPHPARRFAAFLPIPLLPALAFAILRPAVVIEWPALHGFNFQGGMMVSPEYAALATGLVLYTASYVAEIVRGGLISVARGQWEAGAALGLSRAAVLRLIVLPQALRLIIPPMTSQYLNLVKNSSLAVAIGYQDLVSIADTALNQTGQAIEGIGLIMAVYLTISLGISLAMNLYNARLARRTR, from the coding sequence ATGCCGTCGCTTCGTTGGCAGGCGTTGGGATGGCAGGCGCTGGCGTTGGCCGCGGTCGCGCTGGTGATTGCGGCGTTCACGAAAAACGCGAGCCAGCACCTCGCCGCCCGCCATATCGCGACCGGATTCGGTTTTCTCCGGGAGGCAGCCCCGATCCCGATCGGCGAATCCTTGCTGTCCTACACGCCCTCGGTCAGCAGCTATGGCCGTGCGATCGTCATCGGCATTCTCAATACTTTGAAAGTCTCGATCCCGGGCTGTCTGCTCGCAACCTTGCTCGGCACCCTGATCGGGATCGCGCGGCTTTCGCCGATCCCACTGCTTGCGCGGCTTGCGGCGCTCTATGTCGAGACCTTGCGTGACTTGCCGCTCTTGCTGCAATTGCTGTTTTGGTATGGCGTGTTTCAAACTTTGCCGGCGCCGCGCCAATCCCTTAAGCCGCTCCCTGGGATATTCCTCTCCAATCGGGGCCTCCGTCTTCCCGCTCTCGTCTGGCAAAGCGGGTTCGGCGGGATTTTGCTCGCGGCCTTTGCCGGGCTCGTGCTCGCCGTCATACTCGCCCGCCGGACCGCCCTTAGCCCGCATCCGGCGCGTAGGTTCGCCGCCTTTCTTCCCATTCCGCTACTCCCTGCCTTGGCCTTCGCCATCTTGCGTCCGGCCGTTGTCATCGAATGGCCAGCGCTGCATGGCTTTAATTTCCAGGGCGGCATGATGGTCAGCCCGGAATATGCCGCCCTCGCGACAGGCCTCGTGCTCTATACGGCGAGCTATGTCGCGGAAATCGTCCGCGGTGGCTTGATATCGGTTGCGCGCGGCCAATGGGAGGCCGGGGCGGCGCTCGGGCTTTCGCGCGCCGCGGTGCTGCGTCTGATCGTTTTGCCGCAGGCACTCCGCCTCATCATTCCGCCGATGACCAGCCAATATCTCAACCTCGTCAAGAATTCCTCGCTCGCCGTCGCGATCGGCTATCAGGATCTGGTTTCGATCGCCGATACCGCGCTCAACCAGACCGGCCAAGCGATCGAGGGCATTGGCCTCATCATGGCGGTCTATCTCACCATCAGCCTCGGCATCAGCCTTGCGATGAATCTCTACAACGCGCGGCTTGCGCGGCGGACACGCTGA